TGGAGAGGACTTTATTAAGCCTTCTGGCTTCCAGTACAATCCAAATTCATGTACGTAacttattatttaaaatgtacatagtaggaaataaaaatatgttttaaccaATATGTAAAATACGCTTTTGAGTGGATTTGTATATCGAATAAATGGTGATttcaggcatacagacactaaatagcaaAATGACGTGAAACAAATGGCAGTCGCATAATGGCGGGTTCAAATACACCACCACTACactttggggtctcattttttagctgatgtttaactgaaaatgtgttgtttttttgcatcaaacatgaACCCCACTTTCCTTTCGATTTTTATTGatcactgacaatattcttcaagaaaatgatatgtgctgcggccattggaaatatgtcaatcttatatagaataaagaaaaacaactatTTCGTGTGTTGTAACCTTCATTTATTGACCATTCTGTAGAATTTAGAAGtatacttttgttttattataaaaattgtatCCCAACAGCATGTgttgaaaaatcattttaataaaataattactttatccTAATATAAGTAGTTTAGTTATATTGCTTAGGATATCGAGTCCAAATATTAATATCAATACGAAATGTTTTAATCCTTGTCCTAGATGACAGACAAGCCGAAAGAactcctgcggccagaagttatacagaccagaattttttttgcatgtttgaGTGACAACTCggcctaaaaagtaacttattgGTGAATAAGGTGCcttttttattataccattacgctttaatgtggcaagtagatctatgaaatatgtgtttcttaattctgaaagtttttgttttgagcaaaataactatattcctctttcatgtataacataacttttatcTTAACTGGCCCATGACTATTGAAacactttactagagctatcacaaatgtgattcatgcttTCATCCGGACTTCTTTGACATATAGAGCATTGaagacaacacaggaccataatccaagaaATTAAAGAGCAATGCAAAAAAATCCCTTATgtacaactaggtatcaatactgatcattgctgaaagtttgaataaagtatatgaaataatgaatgaggaattcaggtcacaaacatttctctatatatcatatatagtgccagctatattgcaaaaacggcgttccataaatgcgataagccaatcgcatatcggtaaaaagtcacgtgaaattaCCCAGCCCCCATGTGCTACACAACtcgttgcattccaatatacctgcggccgcAGGTAACAAAAGGCTGTCAGAAAAGATAAATAACGTACGTAACCTCCGtcccacacacacaaaaaatacgTCTATATGCAACCAATTTTGCTGCTTTCTTTGTTTGATTACTGTGTGTTACATTACTTGGAATTTCCAAATTATTCCACTCTCTTTTATATTCTTAGTATAGTCGGATAATCTGTCTTCGGTTACTTTCTTccattttttgttcttttccaACTTCTCCATAACAGTCTCCAGCTTTTTGCCCTCTTCAGTCCCACCCACAAAAGCGGATCGAGCACTCAAAATTATATAACCACCTGAAACAGATCGTTGAATAAGATGCTAATGACACTAAAATTTAAAGCGACACGAAcatgtctttcttttaaaatgataaaatgaggATGCCGTGAAAGTGACCAGCGATACAAACTCATTGATATAATATTTGCAATTTGTCTTAATACATGACTAAAACTATTGTGCCGAAGTGGCGAGCTTTTGAAACAATGAAGAAAATCTAAATTCTTCTTGCTTTTTTACCAAAATGAACTCTTAGTGTCACTCATtatgtcatttttaaatattgtagATACATTTTATGCCAAACATGATGGAAATGAACATGTCGAAAACAAAATCATCCTGTTTTTGCGCTGGTAGCTTTAACCTTAATTaaagcctgctggtggcaagtgattctggtTTTGCGACTAGAttgctatccagtcagtaaattgtcAATGAACATTCATTCGaataatggtactgcccaaactgaatgatagaccagtctatGTTAGAAATTTAGCAATGAAAAAGTTAAAGGGATGTTTTTAGGTATTCTGTCGTGAAAAAGATCAGATATACTGTTTTACTCcgtaaattagaaaaaaacaagtTTATGGAATGCAATTTTGCTGAGAAAAATCGCCATTGGACCATACTTGTTGTAATTGCGATTAGTTTATCTTTATGTCCATGCATACTCATTGCGAAACTCTTTGCCAATCTTCAGATGTATTGACTAGACTATTTGTTTACGTTTGCTCCGAATCGAAAGAATGTGGTTTCAAAATGTTCTACGGTAACACTTGTCAAACGGATTGTTCATCTTTCATGGATATTTTTTCTCTGCTATCGTTTACTACAAAAtagcataaaatgtaaaaatattagttttattcATAAGAATTATTGTACACAACCCCCACGACTTTTCTCTGCAAAAACTGCATTTCACTTGGCGTTACTAAACTGCTTTAGCAATAACACAATATAAGCGTGTTTCTTTGATCATTCATTTTAATTGCAGGTGAAATAGGGCACATATGCCTTAACTACAACACATTTTATATAGTGCTTTTATGCCACACATTCCAAGTAGTCAGCCAAATGAGCTAGTAGTTAGATATTTGTCAGAGGGactaaaatgttttcatataaaagCCCATAATTTATATGTGCACGTGTCGTAAAAGACAACAAAGTACATTTTTATGTGGCTTAGGAAAGTATGATGAAAATGTTGAAGTACTTTTTTTTCCATACAATGTacatgaatatttcaaattttaatcatAACGAACAAGAAGTAATAGTGAGTGGTGATGATTACTTCAAGTAAGTTATTTTAGAAGCACATCTCTGTTGTTCGATGAAAGAAGATAAGGCAACTTGATAGACCCATCAGCCTTCCATATgcaaactggatggcttcctcacatgaaaggaTGTATTGACTTGAATATGAAGATGGATGCGCATCTCCTCTTTGCATTGAAGCTTCCCATGAAGTTTCGTTTAATTCCAGCGATTAGTTGCAGAGAAAACTCCGAAAAGAATTGCGGGACAGACGGACGAAAAGGCGGACGGACGAAGTGGCGACATATTGGCTTCCCATTTCGGGGAGCATTAAACCGTAAGAAACATCATTTCTatacttaaaacaatttttaaagagttGGGTGTATTCCATTGCCTACCCACAGGTGCATTAATTACAATACTTTTAATGTCATTACGATTTTTGTAGAGCTTATAAACACTGACACAAAGTTATGTAGCGGATGTTCCAGCATTcaacggtggaggaagacctcattGTTTCAGTTATGGACAGGCGTTAGGGGAAAAataccgaccttccgtaggccagctggatCGCTTCCTCACTTGACAAAATTCATACcaaaagcgaggtttcaaaccaccatcggtgaggggcaagtgattataAGTCAACGACTTTATTAACCACTTGATGAATGAAGCCCCTGATTTAACGCTTTAACATTACGTATGTCAACATACCGAAAGCTGATATAACTTTAAAGATCTTTTTCGTGCTGTGtcttaaaaatttcatttacatattGGGAAACACATCCGGCTTTAAATGTATCCACTATTTCACCAGCATATCCCTTTGAAAGGTAATAGGAGGTACTTGCTTAATGTTAGCCTTTTGCCGGTTGCTTCCATCTTTTCCCATTTATACAAAAACAATTCGTTTGATATTAGGTTTAGAGTCGCCTTCACagaatttaggtcatatggcattttttttccagcttttggtgaTGGGGGGAGACTCCAGATTTTCATCCAGTAATTGTTTCAGGAATGTGCGGGCACCTGGAAAGAACCACTGGCTTTAAGTGTCTTCGTCACGGGAAATTCGAGTTCAGCGGCCAATTTACATATAAGCCCACAGGCCTACAAGCAATTTATGACACAACATGTTACACAGCACGATTTCTAATAATCTAACAATACGATATAGCATTTACCATGGTTTCAAACGTGTGTGGAAAATATAGGTTAAATCAAAATGATGATCAAAGCCCAGCTATGTCTAGTTGTATTACATATACATGATATCAAACAAACCTGACTTAACAACACGAATCATTTCATCTAATGCTCCGAAAGGAACGTGTGCAGATTCTGCAAAGATTCCGCATCCAGTTACTGCATCATACGAATCTGAAAATGATTATCGTATTTAATTAATTACACTTCGGTGAAACGCAAGGCATCCATATAGCATCAAAATGCGTACGTTGAAGCAACAAGAAAATTAGATTTGATTTACGTAGACTTTTGACATTTACGATGGTGGTTAAAAAGATTCTGTTACTGGACTACAAAAATGTAAACGAAAATCTACCTAAATAACACCAAAGTATTCTCCTTTTACATTAGTGTATTTTAATAGTCGCGATATTACTTGTCTTAAAGAGTAAGAATAGTCTGTATCTGTTTCAAGCACTGATGGGGGTACTTTTACCGTTATATCTTCGCACAGACAACATTTTCTGGAGGCTTGGAGATAGAAAACATGAACTTAAATATGGAGAATATGATGGGTCTCTTTTACCGTTTGTTGTGCAGAAAATTGATGATGATACTACTTTTATGGGCTGGAGCATTGTCGTGAGATAGGAGAATGTCCTTCAAACCAGAACTTGGGCGCCTTTTCTTGATGGATTCATTTAGAAATTAGTAGTACTTAATAGATGTTCCTGCTTGACAAGTAATTTGCACATTTGGACCACAAGtcagaatttaataaaattataaacaatacTTTTTGGCACTTTTCTGACGTTTTACTATTTAAGAGCTTTTTTCATCATCCATTGCTTGTTATATCAGGTCGTCTTATGAGTTCAAACATAAACACTCAAGTTTCTTCTGCTGCTAGAAAAATTTGTTGGTTTTCTACCGCTGCAAGTTTTGAATTGCTTAGGTAGGTGTCTGGACATTGCAATCTAGCCTATCAATAAATGAGGGATCATCACAGCACAGAGCTTTCTAAGACCTAAATGCCCTCCCATCTTCCGTGACAAGATATTTCAGGGAATGGTGTATTTGTCTAATATAACAGAAAACTAGGTGAAGAGAACAGGTAGACCTACCTTCCGGAATAGAGGATGGTTCTTCTGTCAGGTACTCAACATAATAGTTTTCATAAATACCACGTTTTCTAGCTTTGTCTAGCATAACTTCATTTGGTTCAAGAGCATCAACGTGAGAAAATTCCAGCTGTTTTAACTAAAATGTTACATCATTAACGATATTTAAttgtgaataataaataaatgacaaGTAAAACGGTTTCGTCTGGATTTTACACGCCTTCCTTAAAATTGAAAAAGCACGTGCAGTTCTTATAGGACCTAATTCAGATACGTCTTACGATAGCTTAGAAAGTCATTCGACCAGAAACTCTTATAAACCTATCATATTCATGAACATAATTATGTGTCAATTAACTTCATCatagtttttcaaagtttattgtccgttctatacatgtttacatacataaaacaatcattttacatgaaacatacaTGCATAGCCAATCTATTAAAGATTTGTAACAgacaattattaaaacattttacatagtaCAATGAATAGCACACAAATACAGTCCAAACTCGATAACCCGAACTCGCTTATGTTGAACTCCCACTTAAGTCGAACATATCTTTCAGTGTCAATCTAAATTTATTCCAATCTGactttgtttaaattgaaaatgtttaaatcgaACCACGACTATTTAAAGTCAAAGTGTTTACATTGGTCCAACCGACTTCGAGTTATAGAGTATCAGCTGCAATATGAAACTACttgatatatacatatcaaacagataaaattcaaaataccCTTGTTAATCTTAGTTTAAAAGCTGCCTTAAAATCTATTTACTTAAAACACTGAATTATTAATACTATGGCAATAAGCTCAAcattacaaaatggtataaaataaTGGAACATGTTTGGTCAGACCAAACATATGTTAGATTAACGAGAGCATTTTGAGTGATAGATAAATATCatcaatacttttaaacaatggaTAAATTTACACTGGCCTAAaatagtttgacatttaaaaattacttagtaattttactatatacatgtcaTTTATTAAGAAATTGACATCTTCGATCAAGTATTGCACAGCAGGTTTTTGCACTTAATCTCAATAATGCTGGGTTTGTTAACACAAATTTAAGCTTTTCAAGATCAGACAAAGATTCAAAATTTGAGTTACTGGAAATTGCCTTCAAAATTAAGGGTTTCCTTAAATCTTCATATAAGTTACAATTCAGTAAGACATGTATTCATCCTCAACCGTATTACAAAGAAAAGGACAggttctattttcaacttgtaacccTTCATATCTGCCCGTCTCAAGACGGATGGGAGCTACCCCACATCTGAATTTACACAATGCAGATCTATGTGAAATAGGCATAATAagttgacaatattcttcaactTTGTATTCAGGTTTCAGTGTACAATAAGTTCTGAGCTTATTTCGGCCTCTACCACTAGCACTTTCTATTCTATTTATACCAGTAAACCAAGCTCTTAGGtaattttcttcaacatttttagTGATCTTGTCAATGACATATTTCTTAGGTACATAttcagaaatattgtaatcaatttGAGATTCCTCAAACTTTTTCTTGACATGGAAAAACCAATTTCTACAAGAAGTACCCAACTTAGAGCTAGCCCAGACTGCTATTCATATGTGTCTCATATTTACGCGACATCAACAACATTTACCTGCTTTGGAGTTTTCAGCTCTTTGATTATAGAATGTTCCTTTATAGCTTGAGAAAACTTTTATCTCTGTTTAATGAGAAATAATTATACACAATATTACAACAACAGAACCTTACCTCTTTTCCGACCATGCCAGTGCCTGCTCCAACATCAAGTATTCTAACCCCATCACGAGATTCTCGTGGGAAACTATTTGCTGCGCACTCTGCTGTTCGCACGTGGGCAGTGCGACCTAATGACGACAGCGTCTATTCAAATAATGGTTATTTTAGAAGCGCTTATTAGGAAAcaatatgttttaatgttttttaggAACGTTAAAATTGGAAATATAATCAGGTCACTTCCTGCTTGGGTTTAAAAAGGCAAGATGTGCTTGTTACAATTAATTAAGTGAACTGTAACAATTACCTAttcaataacaaaaaagaaaaactggcTGTCGGGTGGTAGTCCCACAGCAATAAAGAGAGAAAATTTTCTGAAAGGGGTAACTGGTAAAGTGCAGTTAGTACTATATCACTACTTACGTTAACGTACTCTTTTAACATAAccgaaaaattattgaaaataggcATCAAATCAAAATTAGTTATCTCTACATTAACataacattattttatcaaaatacaacCTGTTCGTATAGTCCGGCCCAAACATTATACGCTTGCTGTGACTGTTCGTACGATACGTCAGCGTTTGCAGTGGCTTTCCTGTGTGCAAAGGCAAGTGACTTTGCTGATTCAATATCAGTTTTGGTTTCTGCCATACTGATTGGTCGTTAAAGCAGAATCTGTTAAAAGAGTTGAAGCAATCTAAATAAAAAATTAACCAGAATCTActataaaatatcttaatttatcTTCAAGTTACAAATGACTAGATTGTGTAAAGATTATACATGATATACTTTTGTTTGGATAaaccatattttatcaaatttaatttacatacaatgtattaCAATTAAAAGAATATTACTGGATCAGTTTTTCAAAGTCTGGAATATTAAGTGTCGTGACGAAGGCTAAAACTAAACAAAGgaattaataattttgaaaaaaaatacgtgACATGAATCCGAAACGCTCATAAATTTCATTGCTTCTCCAGGTTACCTGTTGAAGTAGGGAGATTGACTTAGTTATTTGTACTGCTTGAGAATAGAAGGTGCA
The Mercenaria mercenaria strain notata chromosome 10, MADL_Memer_1, whole genome shotgun sequence genome window above contains:
- the LOC123561412 gene encoding uncharacterized protein LOC123561412, with the protein product MAETKTDIESAKSLAFAHRKATANADVSYEQSQQAYNVWAGLYEQTLSSLGRTAHVRTAECAANSFPRESRDGVRILDVGAGTGMVGKELKQLEFSHVDALEPNEVMLDKARKRGIYENYYVEYLTEEPSSIPEDSYDAVTGCGIFAESAHVPFGALDEMIRVVKSGGYIILSARSAFVGGTEEGKKLETVMEKLEKNKKWKKVTEDRLSDYTKNIKESGIIWKFQVM